The following coding sequences are from one Musa acuminata AAA Group cultivar baxijiao chromosome BXJ2-4, Cavendish_Baxijiao_AAA, whole genome shotgun sequence window:
- the LOC103980159 gene encoding sugar transport protein MST4 — translation MPAAGFSVSASAGSEFDAKITPIVIISCFMAATGGLMFGYDVGISGGVTSMDDFLIKFFPEVYRRKHETTESNYCKYDNQGLQLFTSSLYLAGLTATFFASYTTRNLGRRLTMLIAGVFFIVGVILNGAAQDLPMLIVGRILLGCGVGFANQAVPLFLSEIAPTRIRGGLNILFQLNVTIGILFASLVNYGTDKIHRWGWRLSLSLAGIPALLLTVGALLVVDTPNSLIERGRLEEGKAVLKKIRGTENVEPEYNEILEASRIAHQVKHPFRNLLQRRNRPQLIIAIFLQIFQQFTGINAIMFYAPVLFNTLGFKSDAALYSAVITGAVNVLSTVVSIYSVDRVGRRVLLLEAGVQMFLSQVVIAVVLGLKVSDHSDNLGRGYAIFVVLMVCTFVSSFAWSWGPLGWLIPSETFPLETRSAGQSVTVCVNLLFTFVIAQAFLSMLCHLKYGIFAFFSAWVVVMSVFVLFFLPETKNVPIEEMAEKVWKQHWFWKRFIADDGDKTNGADGAVKLARP, via the exons ATGCCGGCCGCAGGTTTCTCGGTGTCGGCGTCGGCCGGCAGCGAGTTCGATGCGAAGATCACGCCCATAGTCATTATCTCCTGCTTCATGGCTGCTACTGGTGGTTTGATGTTTGGATATGACGTTGGTATTTCCG GGGGTGTAACGTCGATGGATGACTTCCTCATCAAGTTCTTCCCGGAGGTGTACCGCCGGAAGCATGAGACGACGGAGAGCAACTACTGCAAGTACGACAACCAGGGGCTGCAGCTGTTTACCTCCTCGCTCTACCTGGCGGGCCTCACCGCCACCTTCTTCGCCTCCTACACCACCCGCAACCTCGGTCGCCGCCTCACCATGCTCATCGCCGGCGTCTTCTTCATCGTGGGTGTCATCCTCAACGGAGCTGCGCAGGACCTTCCCATGTTGATCGTCGGCAGGATCCTCCTCGGTTGCGGTGTTGGGTTCGCCAACCAG GCCGTTCCTTTGTTTCTGTCAGAGATTGCACCCACCCGAATCCGTGGCGGCCTCAACATCCTGTTTCAGCTCAATGTCACCATCGGCATCCTCTTTGCTAGCCTCGTCAACTATGGAACCGACAa GATTCACCGGTGGGGATGGAGACTGTCCCTTTCGCTGGCGGGCATCCCGGCGCTGCTGTTGACGGTGGGAGCGCTGCTGGTGGTGGACACGCCCAACAGCTTGATCGAGCGCGGGCGGCTCGAAGAAGGCAAAGCGGTGCTCAAGAAGATTCGCGGGACGGAGAACGTGGAGCCCGAGTACAATGAGATCCTCGAGGCGAGCCGCATCGCCCACCAAGTGAAGCACCCCTTCCGCAACCTCCTCCAGCGCCGCAACCGCCCTCAGCTCATCATCGCCATCTTCCTCCAG ATCTTTCAACAGTTCACCGGAATCAACGCCATCATGTTCTACGCTCCGGTGCTCTTCAACACGTTGGGATTCAAGAGCGACGCCGCGCTCTACTCCGCCGTCATCACGGGCGCCGTGAACGTGCTGTCGACGGTGGTGTCCATCTACTCGGTGGACAGGGTGGGGCGGCGGGTGCTGCTCCTGGAGGCGGGGGTGCAGATGTTCCTCTCCCAGGTGGTGATCGCGGTGGTGCTGGGGCTTAAGGTGTCGGACCACTCCGACAACCTGGGCCGCGGCTACGCCATCTTCGTGGTGTTGATGGTGTGCACCTTCGTGTCGTCGTTCGCCTGGTCGTGGGGGCCGCTGGGGTGGCTCATCCCCAGCGAGACGTTCCCGCTGGAAACACGGTCGGCCGGGCAAAGCGTGACGGTGTGCGTCAACCTTCTCTTCACCTTCGTCATCGCGCAGGCCTTCCTCTCCATGCTGTGCCACCTCAAGTACGGCATCTTCGCCTTCTTCTCCGCGTGGGTGGTGGTGATGTCGGTGttcgtcctcttcttcctccccgagACCAAGAACGTGCCCATCGAGGAGATGGCGGAGAAGGTGTGGAAGCAGCACTGGTTCTGGAAGCGGTTCATAGCTGATGATGGCGACAAGACTAATGGCGCTGATGGAGCTGTTAAGCTGGCGCGGCCATAG